CCGGCCCGGACTTCGCGGTGGTGGTACGCCGCTCGGCCGTCTCGGGGCGCGGGCACGGCATGGCGGCCGCGGCGGGCATCGCGGTGGGCGTGTTCGCCTGGGTGGTGGCCGCCGCCACCGGGGTCGCGGCGCTGCTGGCCGCCTCGGCCGTGGCGTTCACCGTGGTGAAGGTGGTGGGGGCCGCGTACCTGCTCTATCTGGGGATCAGGTCGCTGCGGGCGGCCTGGCGCGGCGGCGGCGCGCTGAAGCTCGACGTGCCCGACCCGGGCGGGCGCGGCTCGTGGGCGGCGTTCACCGAGGGCCTGCTGACGAACGTGCTCAACCCGAAGGCGGCGCTGTTCTTCGTGGCCCTGGTGCCGCAGTTCCTCGGCTCGGGGGTGTCGGTGCTGGCGTTGTCGGGGGTGGCGCTGGCGGGGACGGTCGCGTGGTTCCTGGTGGTGGCGAACGTGGTGGGCACCCTTCGCAAGGTGTTCGCCAAGCCGGCCGTCCGCCGGGCGGTGGACGGCCTGACGGGCGCCGCCCTGATCGGCCTCGGCGTCAAACTGGCCACCTCCACCCGCCCGTGACTATGCGACGGTGACTCCCAGGAGGTGCCCCAGGCCGTACGTGACGGTGGCCGCGCCCACGCCCAGGGCGAGCTGACGCAGCCCGCCCAGCCACCACGGCCGCGCGGTCATCACCGCCACGGCGGCCCCGAACCCGAACAACGCCACCACACTCAGCACCAG
The nucleotide sequence above comes from Nonomuraea gerenzanensis. Encoded proteins:
- a CDS encoding LysE family translocator; this encodes MLGAMSPGPDFAVVVRRSAVSGRGHGMAAAAGIAVGVFAWVVAAATGVAALLAASAVAFTVVKVVGAAYLLYLGIRSLRAAWRGGGALKLDVPDPGGRGSWAAFTEGLLTNVLNPKAALFFVALVPQFLGSGVSVLALSGVALAGTVAWFLVVANVVGTLRKVFAKPAVRRAVDGLTGAALIGLGVKLATSTRP